The following proteins come from a genomic window of Paenibacillus spongiae:
- a CDS encoding VOC family protein produces the protein MDTNTFKLGTITPILRIFDVPKAKEFYVGFLGFTVDWEHTFEENFPLYIQVSNGGCILHLSEHHGDCCPGAAIRIQADNVKALHASLLAQSYKFARPGLEKTPWNSLEVQVTDPFGNRIVFYEAND, from the coding sequence TTGGATACGAATACATTCAAGCTTGGAACGATAACACCCATTCTCCGTATATTCGACGTTCCAAAAGCAAAAGAGTTTTATGTCGGGTTCCTGGGGTTTACTGTCGATTGGGAGCATACGTTCGAGGAAAACTTTCCATTATACATACAGGTGTCGAATGGCGGCTGCATCCTGCATTTGTCGGAGCATCACGGGGACTGCTGTCCTGGGGCTGCAATCCGTATTCAGGCGGACAACGTGAAAGCTTTACATGCATCTCTGCTTGCCCAATCCTACAAATTCGCCAGACCTGGCTTGGAGAAGACCCCTTGGAACTCGCTTGAGGTGCAGGTGACCGATCCGTTCGGCAACAGGATTGTATTCTACGAAGCGAATGATTAG
- a CDS encoding phytanoyl-CoA dioxygenase family protein encodes MSLTAAQIVFFETFGFIKFPQLLSDSIDWITDEFTQTFPGRPDIAAHDGTKRTCIVPFIDQRARMNTLLDDPRIEGIGASLLGEDFNYMGSDGNYYTGETGWHRDGYHHKYKHIKIAFYLDKLDGDSGALRVIPGSHRLDDRFGKDLTDKMRKSSELWGIAGGQVPSVTLDVEPGDILVFDHNTFHASFNGGPNRRMFTINLCQRYREEDLQELRDYIAGHARFWINRNYSETMMNTASPRRMVHLEQVMANDGHLAALTAELKKTMSEPSRG; translated from the coding sequence ATGAGCTTAACCGCAGCCCAAATCGTTTTTTTTGAAACCTTCGGATTTATTAAATTCCCACAGCTTCTAAGCGACAGCATCGATTGGATTACCGATGAATTTACGCAAACCTTTCCGGGGAGGCCGGACATTGCTGCGCATGACGGAACGAAACGGACATGTATCGTTCCCTTCATCGATCAGCGCGCAAGAATGAATACGCTGCTGGACGATCCTCGGATCGAAGGCATAGGGGCATCGCTGCTGGGCGAGGACTTCAACTATATGGGCAGTGACGGCAATTACTACACGGGTGAAACGGGTTGGCATCGCGACGGCTATCATCATAAGTATAAACATATCAAAATCGCATTCTATCTGGATAAGCTGGACGGAGATTCGGGAGCGCTTCGCGTTATTCCAGGCAGTCACCGGCTGGATGATCGGTTTGGCAAGGATTTAACGGATAAAATGAGGAAGAGCAGCGAACTATGGGGGATCGCCGGCGGCCAGGTGCCCTCTGTCACACTGGATGTGGAGCCGGGCGATATTCTCGTGTTCGATCACAACACCTTCCATGCCTCCTTCAACGGAGGACCGAACCGGAGGATGTTCACCATTAATTTATGCCAGCGCTACAGGGAAGAGGATCTTCAGGAGCTGCGCGACTATATTGCCGGCCATGCGCGTTTCTGGATTAACCGTAATTATTCCGAAACGATGATGAACACCGCATCTCCTCGCCGAATGGTCCATCTCGAGCAAGTCATGGCCAACGACGGGCATCTGGCCGCATTGACGGCTGAGTTAAAGAAGACGATGTCCGAACCCTCCCGCGGTTAG
- a CDS encoding serine hydrolase domain-containing protein, with translation MQLSANIERQKINDSMDKPPLNLRRLEERIPEYRSWKIKDIVLVQHGVQAWEWHDGQDDRVGAVYSCTKSILSALIGIAIKRGEIDDVEQPISEYFMQIHRDKDSRKKAIRIKHLLTMTPGFDWPEFDKPYWAMKRAEEAVRFVLDRPMAHDPGEAFTYNSGGSYLLSAILSQATGMPVYDYADMHLFRKLNFRKPRWNSLHGIHEGGAGLHLASRDMAKFGLLYLQGGAWNGEQIIPEAWVSDSTSMHHKGYLHYEPPIFGAYGYHWWISSKEHNGAVDLYFAKGYGGQYIFVIPERQIVAAVRKEPTGKSDAIYAKRLLFEDILPALQS, from the coding sequence ATGCAACTGAGCGCAAACATAGAGCGGCAGAAAATAAACGATTCCATGGACAAGCCGCCCCTAAATCTGCGTAGATTAGAGGAACGGATACCCGAGTACCGCAGCTGGAAGATTAAAGATATTGTCCTTGTGCAGCACGGGGTACAAGCATGGGAGTGGCATGACGGTCAGGATGATCGCGTCGGGGCCGTATACTCGTGTACCAAGAGCATTCTATCCGCTCTTATCGGCATTGCGATAAAGCGCGGAGAAATCGACGATGTGGAGCAGCCGATATCCGAATACTTTATGCAGATCCATCGAGACAAGGATTCCCGGAAGAAAGCGATCCGCATCAAGCATCTGTTAACGATGACACCCGGCTTTGACTGGCCGGAATTCGATAAACCGTATTGGGCGATGAAACGTGCGGAAGAAGCCGTCCGATTCGTTCTGGATCGGCCGATGGCGCATGATCCGGGTGAAGCATTCACGTATAATTCGGGCGGCTCCTACCTGCTGTCCGCCATCCTTAGTCAGGCAACCGGTATGCCTGTCTATGACTATGCGGATATGCATCTGTTCCGCAAGCTTAATTTCCGCAAGCCGCGCTGGAATAGTTTGCATGGCATTCATGAAGGCGGGGCCGGGCTTCATCTCGCTTCCCGGGATATGGCCAAGTTCGGATTGCTGTATTTGCAGGGAGGCGCATGGAACGGTGAACAGATTATTCCGGAGGCGTGGGTAAGCGACTCTACTTCGATGCATCACAAAGGTTATCTTCACTACGAACCGCCCATCTTCGGGGCATATGGCTACCACTGGTGGATATCCTCCAAGGAGCATAACGGAGCGGTCGATCTGTATTTCGCCAAAGGGTATGGAGGCCAGTACATCTTCGTTATACCAGAACGTCAAATCGTCGCCGCTGTACGCAAGGAACCAACTGGAAAGAGCGATGCCATATACGCCAAACGGCTGCTGTTCGAAGACATTCTTCCGGCGCTGCAATCGTAA
- a CDS encoding response regulator transcription factor, whose protein sequence is MNRHILIVDDDPKIAQLIEIYLSNEGYTVSKAGDGLSALEIMKEDGIDLVILDIMMPGLDGLSVCMQIRETKTTPILMISAKDGDMDKITGLMTGADDYMVKPFNPLELIARVKSLLRRTYFNAQPQQMQPDNLIRIQSLEINKQTHTVSFEGRPIKLTPIEFGILHLLASHPGRVFNSEDIFEMIWKEKYYDSNNSVTVHMSRLREKLVKEMDGEKIIHTVWGVGYKIEA, encoded by the coding sequence ATGAATCGTCATATCTTGATCGTCGATGACGATCCGAAGATTGCTCAGCTTATCGAAATCTACTTAAGCAATGAAGGATATACGGTCAGCAAAGCCGGAGACGGGCTGTCCGCTCTCGAAATCATGAAGGAAGACGGCATTGACCTGGTCATTCTGGATATTATGATGCCCGGTCTGGACGGTCTAAGCGTCTGTATGCAAATTCGCGAAACGAAGACGACGCCAATTCTCATGATAAGCGCCAAGGATGGCGATATGGACAAGATAACGGGGCTCATGACGGGTGCGGACGACTATATGGTCAAGCCGTTCAACCCGCTGGAACTGATTGCCCGCGTGAAATCGCTCCTTCGCCGCACTTATTTCAACGCACAGCCGCAGCAGATGCAGCCGGATAACCTGATTCGTATTCAATCGCTTGAAATCAATAAGCAGACGCACACCGTCAGCTTCGAAGGGCGGCCGATCAAATTGACGCCGATCGAATTCGGCATACTGCATCTTCTTGCCAGCCATCCGGGCAGAGTATTCAATTCGGAAGATATCTTCGAGATGATCTGGAAAGAGAAATATTACGATTCCAACAATTCCGTCACGGTTCACATGAGCCGTCTCCGCGAGAAGCTGGTCAAGGAAATGGATGGCGAGAAGATCATTCATACCGTCTGGGGGGTCGGCTACAAAATTGAAGCTTAG